In Apodemus sylvaticus chromosome 8, mApoSyl1.1, whole genome shotgun sequence, one genomic interval encodes:
- the LOC127690925 gene encoding syncytin-B translates to MTRLWILCLVLFPFSLSYPESWVPLINLTHHILRDTNSSLFSDCWVCLSTRTQRSLAVPAPLSIWTDTPMKLHLTYSVKPFPGSFPISDIERRLRLFHPLTASYSFHNPDRRAIAFLQLVSSTGIFRIITRITSVIYPDKERFFESAQRPLWGPLFTETVLRSQAPLCISRFFKDSAFATFVGNLSASLCNYTLRISPSTSHENLDLSTTHPFKHAMKRPDAKWKNPLRFSGPPSLIFSKPAYYPCPTDNKYCHTSPATPWMRCPHAPSGTCYNLTLFESDNLTHPITMSVDPIHFKVKLQGHRDPYPLSHYQPLTGAALSGQYSVWENEVTIQENWDATSNIFSHLLSFSYAFCLNSSGVFFLCGTATYVCLPANWSGVCTLVFQYPDIELLPNNQTVPVPLFASVLSSASVLRPKRSPHLLPFLAGLGISSALGTGIAGLASSTLYFQRLSKALSETLEEIAASITTLQNQIDSLAGVVLQNRRALDLITAEKGGTCLFLQEECCFYVNQSGIVRDAARKLRERASELGQHSDSWGQWPDPGRWLPWLTPFLGPLLFIFFLLTFGSCLLNCLTRFVSQRLGSFVQDTAKRHVDSILQNFQYKKLPQDSPDEATIPT, encoded by the coding sequence GCCTGTGGATCCTCTGTCTTGtccttttccccttctccttaTCCTATCCTGAAAGCTGGGTGCCCCTTATAAACCTCACTCACCACATCCTACGTGATACCAACTCTTCACTGTTTTCCGACTGCTGGGTCTGCCTGTCCACCCGAACCCAACGGTCCCTAGCAGTCCCAGCCCCTCTGTCCATTTGGACAGACACGCCCATGAAGCTCCACCTTACCTACTCAGTCAAGCCCTTTCCCGGTTCCTTTCCCATTAGCGACATTGAAAGACGCCTCCGTCTCTTCCACCCACTGACTGCCTCCTATTCCTTCCACAATCCTGACAGAAGGGCGATTGCTTTTCTTCAACTTGTCAGCTCAACAGGCATATTTCGGATCATCACCCGGATAACCTCTGTGATATATCCCGATAAGGAGCGTTTCTTTGAATCTGCCCAACGCCCTCTCTGGGGACCACTCTTTACTGAGACCGTCCTCAGGTCACAGGCCCCACTCTGCATATCTCGATTCTTCAAGGACTCCGCTTTTGCCACGTTTGTAGGtaacctctctgcctctctctgcaacTACACCCTTCGTATTTCACCTTCTACCAGTCATGAAAACCTAGATCTTTCCACCACCCATCCATTTAAACACGCAATGAAAAGACCGGATGCCAAATGGAAAAACCCGCTCCGTTTTTCCGGGCCCCCCTCTCTAATCTTCTCGAAGCCGGCTTACTATCCCTGCCCAACAGACAACAAATACTGCCACACCTCTCCGGCCACTCCCTGGATGCGCTGTCCTCACGCTCCCTCCGGTACCTGCTATAACCTCACTTTATTCGAATCAGACAACTTAACCCACCCCATTACCATGTCAGTAGACCCCATCCACTTCAAGGTCAAACTCCAGGGCCACAGAGACCCCTATCCACTCTCCCATTACCAGCCCCTCACGGGAGCTGCCCTGTCTGGACAATATTCAGTCTGGGAGAATGAGGTCACTATCCAAGAAAACTGGGACGCCACCTCCAACATTTTCTCACATCTTCTCAGCTTCTCATACGCCTTCTGCCTCAACTCTTCAGGCGTTTTCTTCCTCTGCGGAACAGCGACTTACGTCTGCCTCCCAGCCAATTGGTCCGGTGTCTGTACCCTTGTCTTCCAGTACCCGGATATTGAACTCCTCCCCAATAACCAAACGGTGCCTGTCCCCCTTtttgcttcagttctttcctcgGCCTCAGTTCTTCGCCCAAAGAGGTCCCCtcacctcctccccttccttgcCGGCCTGGGCATCTCTTCTGCCCTTGGTACGGGCATAGCTGGCTTGGCCTCCTCGACTCTCTATTTCCAACGGCTTTCGAAGGCTCTCTCAGAAACCCTGGAAGAAATAGCTGCCTCTATCACTACCCTCCAGAACCAAATAGACTCGCTCGCGGGTGTTGTTCTGCAAAACCGCCGAGCTCTGGACCTCATCACCGCGGAGAAAGGGggcacctgcctcttcctccaggaAGAGTGCTGCTTCTATGTAAACCAGTCTGGAATAGTCCGGGATGCCGCAAGGAAACTCCGAGAACGAGCATCTGAACTTGGCCAGCATTCTGATTCTTGGGGACAGTGGCCTGACCCTGGACGCTGGTTGCCCTGGCTGACTCCCTTTCTGGGAcctcttctcttcatcttcttcctacTGACATTTGGGTCTTGTCTTTTGAACTGCCTGACTCGTTTTGTGTCCCAGAGACTTGGCTCCTTTGTCCAGGACACTGCCAAAAGGCATGTGGACAGCATCCTCCAAAATTTCCAATATAAAAAACTGCCCCAAGACTCCCCAGATGAGGCCACCATTCCTACGTAA